The Paenibacillus sp. FSL R7-0204 genome includes a region encoding these proteins:
- a CDS encoding ABC transporter permease, which produces MNIWIIMGFELRRQLRSRTLLLNMFLLPLVLIFLLGASLSGVVGVQGADEIKPVRVAIVNNGGGGAETSAILTAFLETPEVKGLIIPVKTESREAAESGLRTSKYAYGVIVPPGFDQEVQSGKKASLEFILGRSHDDNRVAGTAFDNLLMELNYKQAAAVTLGPPAFTATSAPASKAGVVLGDLNNGGKTYSAAQFYAASMLLMFLMYSGLTVAASLFNDKENHTLFRIHSMPVKDSHLFIGKMLGVGLVSILQCLTIILLSDWLFGVYWGNRPGLLLLFCLLMIAASMTLGVLICLFSRTSATATNIISVLTIVMTFVSGGMAPLPDSWVNSAGAFTLNHWVQQAVIRMMLHSGLEQLLPNLWVMCFISAALFAAVIVSYRKVGYRG; this is translated from the coding sequence GTGAATATCTGGATCATTATGGGGTTTGAGCTGCGCAGACAGCTCCGTTCACGCACATTGCTGCTTAATATGTTCCTGCTGCCGCTGGTGCTGATTTTCCTCTTGGGCGCTTCACTCTCCGGGGTGGTCGGGGTACAGGGGGCAGATGAGATCAAGCCTGTACGTGTAGCTATCGTGAATAACGGAGGCGGAGGGGCAGAGACGTCTGCGATCCTTACAGCTTTTCTGGAGACGCCTGAGGTGAAGGGGCTCATTATTCCTGTCAAGACAGAGAGCCGTGAAGCCGCAGAGAGCGGGCTGCGCACCAGCAAATATGCCTATGGGGTTATTGTTCCTCCGGGCTTTGACCAGGAGGTGCAGAGTGGTAAAAAGGCGAGCCTGGAGTTCATTCTGGGCAGGAGCCATGACGATAACCGGGTAGCCGGAACCGCCTTCGACAATCTGTTGATGGAGCTGAATTATAAGCAGGCGGCAGCCGTTACCCTTGGACCGCCGGCGTTTACAGCGACTTCGGCACCTGCCAGTAAGGCGGGGGTGGTGCTGGGGGATCTGAACAATGGCGGGAAGACCTATTCGGCGGCCCAGTTCTATGCAGCGTCCATGCTGCTGATGTTCCTGATGTACAGCGGACTTACTGTGGCAGCCTCACTTTTTAACGATAAAGAGAACCACACGCTGTTCAGAATCCATTCCATGCCGGTAAAAGATAGCCATCTGTTCATCGGAAAAATGCTCGGCGTAGGGCTAGTCAGCATCCTGCAATGCCTTACGATTATTCTGCTGTCTGACTGGCTGTTCGGGGTCTACTGGGGCAACCGCCCGGGACTGCTGCTGCTGTTCTGTCTGCTGATGATTGCCGCCTCAATGACGCTGGGCGTACTGATCTGCCTCTTCAGCCGGACCTCGGCGACTGCTACGAACATCATTAGTGTCCTGACTATAGTGATGACCTTCGTCAGCGGAGGAATGGCGCCGCTTCCCGATTCCTGGGTGAACAGTGCAGGTGCATTCACGCTTAACCATTGGGTACAGCAGGCGGTTATCCGGATGATGCTGCATTCCGGTCTGGAGCAGCTTTTGCCGAATCTGTGGGTGATGTGCTTCATCAGCGCGGCATTATTCGCGGCAGTGATTGTCTCATACCGGAAGGTGGGTTACCGTGGATAA
- a CDS encoding ABC transporter ATP-binding protein: protein MALAVLSDVVKRYDGKLIVDHVNFNIQEGEIFGLLGPNGAGKSTTISMICGLLQADSGEIRIDGLSVRERPLEVKKRIGLVPQELALYENMSATDNVSFFGRLYGLRGQLLKERTQEALEFTGLSDRAKDKPSTFSGGMKRRLNIACAIMHRPRLIIMDEPTVGIDPQSRNHILESVKALNKMGSSVIYTSHYMEEVAAICDRVAIMDQGHIIACGTENELRERVAHEEKIVVKAAGITPALVNELGQHPRINRVEALQDAIELYLPSSQSALQDILFIFSKHQGVIASLNIEEPDLETLFLSLTGRTLRD from the coding sequence ATGGCACTTGCGGTATTGAGCGATGTTGTGAAGAGATACGACGGTAAGCTGATTGTGGATCACGTGAATTTCAATATACAGGAGGGTGAAATCTTCGGCCTGCTGGGCCCGAACGGTGCCGGGAAAAGCACGACCATCAGCATGATCTGCGGACTGCTCCAGGCCGACAGCGGCGAGATCCGGATCGATGGGCTGTCCGTAAGGGAACGGCCGCTTGAGGTGAAGAAGCGGATTGGCCTTGTGCCCCAAGAGCTGGCATTATACGAGAATATGTCGGCAACCGATAATGTAAGCTTTTTCGGCAGACTCTATGGGCTGCGCGGACAGCTGCTGAAGGAGCGGACCCAAGAAGCGCTGGAGTTCACAGGCCTAAGCGACCGGGCGAAGGATAAACCGTCCACCTTCTCGGGAGGGATGAAAAGACGGCTGAATATCGCCTGCGCTATTATGCACCGGCCGCGCCTGATTATTATGGATGAACCCACAGTCGGTATTGATCCGCAGTCGCGCAATCATATTCTGGAGTCCGTGAAGGCTCTAAATAAGATGGGGTCGTCGGTGATTTACACCAGCCATTATATGGAGGAGGTAGCTGCGATCTGTGACCGGGTAGCCATTATGGACCAGGGGCATATCATTGCCTGCGGTACGGAGAACGAGCTGCGCGAACGGGTGGCCCACGAGGAGAAAATCGTTGTGAAGGCAGCGGGCATCACCCCTGCCTTAGTGAACGAATTGGGGCAGCATCCCCGGATCAACCGGGTAGAAGCGTTGCAGGATGCGATCGAGCTGTATCTTCCCTCCTCGCAAAGTGCGCTCCAGGATATTCTGTTTATTTTCTCCAAGCACCAAGGGGTCATTGCCTCCCTGAATATTGAAGAGCCGGATCTGGAGACCTTGTTCCTTAGTCTGACTGGCCGGACCTTGCGGGACTAG